The Pseudomonadales bacterium genome contains the following window.
AAATTGTATACGGTAGTTTTTATTTTCGCCCAGCAAGTTCTGTGATTGTTGATAATCAGCATCGATAATCACCCCATCTTTAATAGAGAATCGTGCGCTATCTTTAATAGTTCCCAGCAGGCTAATGATCGATTGGTTTGCATGCCATTGTTGTTTATCGCGATGAAGTTGCTGTGTTGCGACTAATTCAAAACCATTAATATTGGCATGGTAGCGGGCCTTGGAGGGCAGCAGGCTCTGACTGATGTCAAGGTTTTCACTCGTCTTATCAACATTAGCAGCATTAGCGCTATTGCTAAGCACAGCAACAAGGGGGATTAGGCAGAGTAGCCATAAACAGAAAAATTTGCTGATGTTAACAGCGGCTATGGTGAACTGCCTTTCAAGCAGTCTCAAATTGCACACCATGTTTGGGAATCGCTTTGCCGTCTAACCATGCTGTATTGCCATCTAATCGTAGCCGCTTCTCGACAAACCAGCAAATCACTTCTGGGTAAATCTTATGTTCTTGCTGTAAGACTTTAGCTGCAAGGCTCTTCGCGTCATCGCCATCAATCGCTACTGCAGCTTGTAAAATACATGGCCCGCCATCAAGCTCAGCAGTCACAAAATGCACTGTAGCCCCTGCAAAGGCATCGTTTGCATCAATAGCGCGCTGATGGGTATTTAAACCGGGATATTTCGGCAGTAGTGAAGGGTGAATATTTAATAATTTCCCGGCAAATTGCTGAGTGAATGCAGGCGTCAGTATGCGCATAAAGCCTGCCAAGATTACTAAGTCTGCCTGGTAATCTTGGATGACTTGGGCTAGATGCTGGTCAAATAATTCACGCGAGGCAAATTCAGTATGATTGATACACAAAGCAGGAATACCCTGATCGGCTGCACGTTGCAGCCCAAATGCATCAGGTTTGTTAGCAATCACCGCAACGATTTCGGCCTTAGCATGAAGCCGATTGCTGTTTTTACATGCATCGATAATAGACTGTAAATTACTGCCGCTGCCTGATATCAGTACGACTAATCGCTGCATTAGCTTAACTGCACCGATGGTTCGGCTTCTGACGATGATTCAATGTGGCCAATGATTCTTGCAGACTCACCTTGCTGGTTTAGAAATTGAACAATAGCGTCAGCATCTTCAGTGTCAACACAAAGCACCATGCCAATACCGCAGTTGAAGGTGCGGTACATTTCATCTGTGGCAATATTGCCATGCTGTTGCAGCCACTGGAATATCGGTGGCAGTGTCAGGGCAGATTGCGATAATTTTGCTTGCGTATAGGCCGGCAGCACACGAGGAATATTTTCACTAAAACCACCACCCGTAATATGGGCTAATGCTTTTATATCAAATTCGGCAAATAATTTAAGCAGCGGTTTCACATAAATCTTGGTTGGTGTTAGCAATGCCTCGGCCAGAGATTGGCCTTCAAAATCCTGATGCAAATCGGCACCGCTCTGTTCGATCACTTTGCGAATTAAGGAATAGCCATTAGAATGCGGGCCCGACGAGCTAAGGCCAATGATGGCGTTGCCGGCAGCAACCTGACTGCCGTCAATAATTTTACTTTTCTCAACCACACCAACGCAAAAGCCAGCAAGATCATAATCGCCCTTAGCATACATACCAGGCATTTCAGCTGTTTCACCACCAATCAACGCACAAGCCGATTGCAAGCAGCCCTCTGCAATACCTTCAACAACTGCCGTAGCGACATCTACATCCAGTTTGCCAGTGGCATAATAATCCAAAAAGAATAACGGCTCTGCACCCTGAACAATTAAATCATTGACACACATCGCTACTAAATCAATACCCACAGTGCTGTGAATACCGGTTTCAAGCGCAAGTTTTAGCTTCGTGCCAACGCCGTCGGTGCCGGCAACCAAAACAGGTTGTTGATAGTGACTGGGTAATTCGCAAAGTGCACCAAAACCGCCTAAGCCTGACAATACCTCAGGCCGAGTGGTCTTTTTGACCGCCGACTTGATATTGTTAACCAAAGCATAACCTGCCTCAATATCGACGCCCGCGTCTTTATAACTGAGGGAAGATTCAGCGCTATCAAGCGATTGAGTTGTAGAAAGATGATCTGTCTTGTTATTGGACATTGTGGCAAATAGATATGTGTTAAAATTAAAGCGCCATTCTACCCATTTCGCACTGTGGTCGCTAGCTAAAACTTAGCCGCAACAACGACTTAAAAGTTTTCCGACGGAATATTGATCATTTCAACAAATTTCCGGGGTATTGGTTGCAAAAGCCCTGAACTGCTTATAATCTCGCCGATTGTTGTTATAAAAAATTCAGTCTATGCAGTTACATAAGATTATTCTCATCATTGCCTTGCTATTTGCTCCATTCTGCTATGCCAACAGCATGCAAGATGCTTACACAGCCGTGATTGAGGTAAGCTCAAATAATGAGGGCAATGTAAAACGTTTTAGCCGACCAGGCTTATTGACGGTATTGCATAAAACAACTGGCCTATCTAAGCAACAGCTGTCCCAGTACAATGCTATTGCCAAAGCACTTAATAATGCCGATAGATATATTCAGCAATACAGTTTTATCGCCAAACCAACGCTTGATACCAACAGGCTTGAGCAAGGCAGTTACTTTCTTCAATTAACATTCAACCGGCTTGCTCTATCGCAGCTCCTGCAAAGCGCTGGATTAGTTGCGAATATCACTAAACCTAAAGTATTGGTGATTCCTCTTCTGGCAAGCGATGATTCGATTCAGCTGATGCAGCCTTCAGCTGTTGTTGCGAACGGCTCTTTCACAGCCTTACGATTTGCCTTAATTAATACAGGCATTTCAGCTTTTATCTATCAAAGTCAGGCAATCAGTGAAATGCGCCTTAGTGCATTGTGGTCATTAGATGCATTCAGCCTAAATAATTTAAAAAGCACTCATAATGCGGATGCTATTTTACTTTTAAAGCAAACGTTAGAGGGCGAATCCATTGGTGGCTCGGTGTTTTATGCTGATAATGCTTTGGCTCTGCAGCAACCCAAATCTCGCGTTGCAGCTATAAGCGGTAGCAATTATATGACTGCGCTACAGAATGCGTTTACACCTATCACGCAAAGCTGGAATACAAACAACCGCATGACTATGGGTGAAAATGAAGTAGCTATCTTGATTCGCGGACTTTCATCGTTTGAAGCTTATTCTCAGCTGATGGAGACGGTCGCTGCTATAGACTTTATTGAGCATGTGTATGTGCTTGAAGCGCAGCCACAACATATTTTGATCAGCGCTAAAATTAAAGCCGAGAAAAACCAGCTCAGCGCACGACTCGATGCGTTGCCAGCATTTCAGCCTGTATCATCTTCAAACGATGCAGCCGTGCTTGAATATTACTGGACTAACAGAAACTAAGAGGACAGCGCTTGGCATGCAGGAGAAACATCAGTTAAGCCTTGGTCTAGGGATTGAAAGCAGTACAAGCTTCGACAATTTTTTTTGTGCACAGACCAATAAATTACTGCTCAACACCCTGCGGCAGTGCATTTTGTCCGGCGAGAATGATTTTATTTATTTCTCTGGCCAAGCTGGCAGTGGTAAGACGCATTTACTCTTGGCCAGTTTGGCGCTGGCGCAGTCTGTTAAATCATCTGTATTTTATTTGCCATTGCAGGAAATGATGCAGTTTCCTGCAAAGCAGGTGTTAGACCAGCATATGGATTCTGACTTTCTTTTGATTGATGACATTGAAGCTGCGGCGCGAGCTTATGATTGGCAGCAAGCTCTGTTCGACACTTATAACCAACGAAATGAAGCAGGCAAGGCGATATTCATTGCCAGTCAAGTACCGGCTAATCAACTAAGGTTTGAGCTTGCAGATCTTAACACTCGCTTATCCGCTTGCTTAAGTTTTCAGCTAAGGCAATTGGATGAGCCAGAGTTACCGCAATATATTCAGTTTTTAGCCGAGCAGAAAGCGATGCCGCTATCTGAAGCCTGTGCGCATTTTATTTTACAGCGTGCAGGTCGCTCAATTGCCGCACTTAAATACGTGATTGATGAGCTTGATAAGGCGCAAATCTTACACGGCAAAAAAATTACCATCCCATTTATAAAATCATTATTCGACTGGTAGAGCAGCTAGAACGTTTTTGATAATTCAATTTGATAGCTGCGTGGCGAACCAATAAAGTAGCGAGGCGTATTGCCACTGAATGGCTGCACATCAGCACGATCAGCATAGTTTATGTCAAATATATTTTTGATGCTGGCAGTCACATCGATTCGCCAAGGCAGTGACTGTTGAAAATACAGATTCGTTAATGTATGCCCCGGATAAGTCTCAGAATTCTCTGGGTTTAAATAGTATTGATCAATAAATACCGCTTCTAGCGACAACTCCGATTGGAAGGGTGTAATAAAGTTTAAGCGGCCGCTCGCAAGGTTTCTTGGCGCCGTATCCATATCGTTACCTTTAATGCTGGCGTCACCCAAAAACAGCAATTGAACATTCGAGTTATACTGGTGACGGTTGTGCGTATACGCCAGCTCAAGCTCTAAGCGCTCGGCAACAAGCCAGCCACTCAAGCTCAGCTCTACCCCTTGATGCTGGGTTTTCTGCCCATCGACATTGATGCGGTCATTGTTTTTAACAATGACATTATGCTTATCAATAAAGTAGGCGCTGATTGCATACTGCCAGTTTGGCAGGTAGGCGATATAGTTAACTTCGACACTATCTCCGCGCTCGGCTTTGATCGTATTGTCTAACTGACCCTGCTCAAGTCGGTACAGCTCAGTCGCCTGAGGCACACGATAGTGCCTAGCCAAATTTAAAGATAC
Protein-coding sequences here:
- the purN gene encoding phosphoribosylglycinamide formyltransferase; its protein translation is MQRLVVLISGSGSNLQSIIDACKNSNRLHAKAEIVAVIANKPDAFGLQRAADQGIPALCINHTEFASRELFDQHLAQVIQDYQADLVILAGFMRILTPAFTQQFAGKLLNIHPSLLPKYPGLNTHQRAIDANDAFAGATVHFVTAELDGGPCILQAAVAIDGDDAKSLAAKVLQQEHKIYPEVICWFVEKRLRLDGNTAWLDGKAIPKHGVQFETA
- the hda gene encoding DnaA regulatory inactivator Hda, whose amino-acid sequence is MQEKHQLSLGLGIESSTSFDNFFCAQTNKLLLNTLRQCILSGENDFIYFSGQAGSGKTHLLLASLALAQSVKSSVFYLPLQEMMQFPAKQVLDQHMDSDFLLIDDIEAAARAYDWQQALFDTYNQRNEAGKAIFIASQVPANQLRFELADLNTRLSACLSFQLRQLDEPELPQYIQFLAEQKAMPLSEACAHFILQRAGRSIAALKYVIDELDKAQILHGKKITIPFIKSLFDW
- the purM gene encoding phosphoribosylformylglycinamidine cyclo-ligase, yielding MSNNKTDHLSTTQSLDSAESSLSYKDAGVDIEAGYALVNNIKSAVKKTTRPEVLSGLGGFGALCELPSHYQQPVLVAGTDGVGTKLKLALETGIHSTVGIDLVAMCVNDLIVQGAEPLFFLDYYATGKLDVDVATAVVEGIAEGCLQSACALIGGETAEMPGMYAKGDYDLAGFCVGVVEKSKIIDGSQVAAGNAIIGLSSSGPHSNGYSLIRKVIEQSGADLHQDFEGQSLAEALLTPTKIYVKPLLKLFAEFDIKALAHITGGGFSENIPRVLPAYTQAKLSQSALTLPPIFQWLQQHGNIATDEMYRTFNCGIGMVLCVDTEDADAIVQFLNQQGESARIIGHIESSSEAEPSVQLS
- a CDS encoding DUF2066 domain-containing protein — protein: MQLHKIILIIALLFAPFCYANSMQDAYTAVIEVSSNNEGNVKRFSRPGLLTVLHKTTGLSKQQLSQYNAIAKALNNADRYIQQYSFIAKPTLDTNRLEQGSYFLQLTFNRLALSQLLQSAGLVANITKPKVLVIPLLASDDSIQLMQPSAVVANGSFTALRFALINTGISAFIYQSQAISEMRLSALWSLDAFSLNNLKSTHNADAILLLKQTLEGESIGGSVFYADNALALQQPKSRVAAISGSNYMTALQNAFTPITQSWNTNNRMTMGENEVAILIRGLSSFEAYSQLMETVAAIDFIEHVYVLEAQPQHILISAKIKAEKNQLSARLDALPAFQPVSSSNDAAVLEYYWTNRN